The DNA window AGCATGTATCGATGAGTTCAAGGCCTTGAGAACATCAAAAGCAGATATACTCTATAGGCCTGCATGGAGGTGAACAATCAAGAGAATTATCCTGAAGGCAATAAAAGTGTTTATTCCTGGGATGCAGCCCAATCCCAAGTGATGGAAACAAAACCATTGCCAGCTtcagaacaaagaaaatacaCCTTCGACATGCCTATTTGGGGGCTAGAAGGCCCAACAAAAGCAAGCATCCAGTGATCCCTAATCCCAGACTACCTATGGGCTTTTGAGTGGAATCCAACGCAACACATTTACCTTTCGTGGGCCAATATCCTACCAGAACAGGCTCAAGCGTGAGTTCTACTTATATTGCAACACAGCCCAGAAAGCTTTGAgctaagggaaaaaaaatatttatacaggCAAGAATTGCCCTAGAGGGATGGCCTACATCCAAGCTGTTCAGAATAGGGCCTTCATGCTCTTGCAAACAAGGAGATACACTTGTCTAACAAGAAAAACTGTCCCGGAGTTATTATTCAAGCTTCACATGATACAATGTACATACTGAAATTTCAATGCCAAATCCACAGTTTGGCATCAATTTATAAGGTTAACATCATCAACAGTGTGGATGTAAAAACACATGACTTTCCAGATAAATATCTGTAATTTTTCAAGAATCAGTTATAATATGTATCTATATTAATCTTACTGACAtttctaaaacaaatcatTACTCCTTCGAGAGTTAGGGGTGGTAATGAACCATTTTGCACTCATTTCCTTTATTCAATGCATGCCATCCATTGCAATGCATTGCACGAAAACATCACTATCCATTGGAATACACATGCATTTGGCTAGTTCAatggaaattaaaaataaatatttgcttaTGCCGAACCTTATAGGTTTTTCTAATGGAGTGAATTATGGAGTTACCTTAAGATTTTCTTGCAAGATGTGCAGTTGCTGCCACAAGCTTGTCACCCCCCATTGCATGAATCTGCCATAAAGCAATAGACAGAATTTAGATCAACATTTTGGGAATGAGCTAAAGCAACTGTTATTAGTAAGTAAATGAGCTTGATGACATAGAGATACTGTTCAAAAGAACACGCAATGTAGTATCCACTTAGACCAAAAACTGTGAACTTTGTCAATCAAAAAAGGACTTCTGTTCTTTCCTGTTATTATAGCTAATTTTGCCATGGAAGCAGTAAGCCATGCATTCATACTGATTTTGCACATACAATACAAGAACCTCCACTTacgtcaagaaaaaaaaaataaaaggaccTCCACAGAGAAGAACATATGATTGATTTCCTCACTCCATCTAATCAAACGAAGAAAAACTCTCAATGTAAAGCCATATAGGTAATATGGAAAACAACCATAGTTTCATCTTCCTCATTAAAACAGTAACATATAAATTCATCTGCCTGATAGCTGAATGAaaatttgcatttgcattCACCTGTCTGatagcttaataaaaatttgcatTATAAAAAGACAATCCAGCccaattattgtttttttctcaaacatgTACAGGGTAAATTTCACGTTATCTAAAAGGAATTTACGATTTAAATCTACTATACCCAAATAGCTCACCAAAAGAAACATCATTCAAACTCCTCAAACCAATTGTCCACAACTTGTTGGCATTATAATTTGTGTCCAAGGGACAAGGACATTCACAACTCTGGTATTTTGGCTGGAAAccagaaagaaaaattatatggaaGAATGATGTTAGCAGGGAAATGGAGAGACGCCTTTGTGTTCCATACTTTTCTTGGCATAGCAATGAGGCTCCTACATGGCATTATTCAAACAGAAGGTGGACATAACTTGATTTCTATATCCTGCCAAAATTCAGAAGTTGCCGACAGTATCGCGCCCTTTAAATCAACTGCATCTAATGCATTCAAGCAAGCCGATCCATAACAGTACAACACCAAACAGTAAGTTGACTACGATTTCCTACCATTGTGATCTCAGTCtcgacccccccccccccacccacccacacACACATAATTCCCTTGCTTGTCTGCACGCAAGCACAAAGCCAAGCATGACATATGCCCTAAGACCATGGTACCACGAAGGCCCTACGCGAGCAAAGCTTTGTAGATCCACCCGTGCAAATCCAAACAGCAGAAGCCCGAGCTACTCTCATCATCCTAACACACCACGACGACGCCTCCAATGCAAGCTATAGGCATAGCAAACGGCATGTATACAACACAAAGCATTAAACCACATGAACATAAGTTTCACCGAAAGGAAAAGCTCCGACACTGACCTGAGTCACCACGGCCGTGCCGCAGCCCGCAGCGAGCTGGCGGTCGAGGGGGGAGGCAGGGGCGGGGAGGGGGGCATTGCGAACTTGGTGGGGCTGGTACTGGCATATAGCGGCGCGGGAGGCATGGAAACCCAAATTGCggcgaagcggcggcggcgatgacgacggTTCAACCGGGGGGGAGGCGGATCTGGGCGGCGGGACGCGGCgagaggagcgcgcgcgcgcgcgggtggAACGAGCTAGTGCCTAGTGCTAGTAGCCGCTCGCGCGGGAggcgtggccgtggccgtcgAAGCAAACGCGGGGGACGGGGGGACACATGTCGGCCTCgatggagggaggaggaggaggaagaaaatcTGAACCGGCCGCGATCGAGACGAGACGGGAGCGTGGCGTGCCCCCTTTATGGTAGGCAGGGGAAAAATATCTAGGGCTTTTCCGCCATTAAACTACGCGGCAGAGGAGCGATCCACCTTGGGCCACGTCGCCCCGATGCTGCGCCATCGGATTTGGCCCGGGTGCTGCGCCCCGTCGGATGGAGGGAGGTCGAGCCACGGATCTTCGCGCGTGCCGACACCTGTCCCGCCGGAGGAAAAAACGGGTTAACGGGTCTCCACTCTCCAGAGAGTACCGAAACACGTCGTTTCGCTTGCCAAGGAAAAACGAAAACGCGTTTTTcgaatgataaataatttacatgtaaaatttttatatacacttaaaagcgaaatgtgtaaaacaaaacatgataaaaaaccacaaaatcaagtctaaaatttacattttggcttataaatagtTACAACTATAAAACGACAGAAGCCCAAGTGGCTGCACCTTCGTttgaaatataagcatttctgatatttaaattttgtgctaAACTATAGTCATTTGTATATGGATTTATATAATTCCTTCATTAATTTCTAAACCaattatatactaaaaaatctaattaatttaaagttaaaaattaatcagACTAAAAATGTATactaaatactccctccgtcccatattATATGGGATTTTGACTTCCtctttataatgtttgatcactcgtcttattaaaagaatttaaaaatattatttgttttgtttatttttttattgttaaaagtagtttaagtattatttacaattttttatatttgtactaaatttttaaataagacgaatgattaaaaattataagtaaataGTTAAAATCACATGTAATCTGAGTAACTTGGAGACGGTTGTATTTTGGAAGTGAGACTGTATGTGTCAAGTGGTTGCttccaaataaaatttgtgcAGTGGTGGTAGTGCTCAACTTGTCTGTGCGCTAGACTAGTTGTACAAGTGGGcattatttatactaccaGAAAATGGTGATACAAAAGGGGCTTTCCAGTACGGTCCATCACTCAGGGACGGTCTTGTTCTGGCTGGAGTGGACTAACACAAATTCCGTTTCCCTTGCTTTCAAAATACTGCCATCAGTTTCTGTTTCAGTTAAATATGtccatttgaatttttagttgtACCTAATAAGTAGTACAATAGGGCGCGTGTTTCACGCCGAACTGttttttattctaatttttGGCTATACTGGTGAGTGAAAATAACCATACGACTTATCCATCTGGGTCAACTTGCCTCCAATGACTTCCAAGTAATACATTGCTAAGTTCATTATATATCAATGGAGATCATATTGGCAACGTTCTCCTCggtaattttcttcaaaaaaaaaaatatgccctTGCATGCAAAAGTATACAAACTTTTTGATCAAGGCTTGTTTTGCTATGAAGCGGCCCGAAGGTTGCTCCACCccctctatttttctttttaagatCATTCCCACTCCTCTTTCTAAGTATAGCTGGATCATTTCGTCGAGAGAGTTGGAGTTTTATCAAATAGACTCTTATCCTAGTACAAGTTTCAATTAGAATGATTATGTGTCCAAAATACCTCTACTGGCAGGGCAAAAGTTTTAATACCaacaaatactttattttaaaatataagcattttattTCGGCAGACCTGACCTTCTGTGACAAATTCCGTATGATGAACAGGGAAAACGTTTGAAGAAATTAAACGTCGTGAAGTTCAACTTTGGACAATTTTAGGGACAACGAGAGTTCGATATACTAAAAAGTGATCACGGCAACAGACAAAAGCATCACAAACGAGACATAATTCATCGTAGAGTTAGACTAGCACATGgcgaataaaatatttttgaacatttgtatctacttatgcttataagtcaaattttaaatttttaactttaaatttatagtagattttaggatttttctcatcatagtttatttttcatccttagcTTTTATACAGCTAAcaacaattataaaaaaatttatttattaattattttttatttataaatatattgtttggacAATCACACCGTATGTAACCATGGCCCTCATGGACCCATGGTTAGCCGGTCCTTGTTGTAAGTGGAAAAACGTCACAACTAAGGCAACTTTAGACATAGATAATCTATAGTActtaataactaatttttgttgttgtagAACTACATCTAAGTCATGCTTTGTTTATGGAGTAGTATGTGTAGGGCTAGTAGGGCTGTTAACTAGCCGAGATCAATGGAGCTAATATGTCTAGGCTTGAGCTAGAATCTAATCTACCTAAGCTTCAAACTCTTAGGCAGGATCAGTTTGAGTATGTATCTAAACTTCAAACCCTTAAGTCTTGTTCGAGAGGAGCTTAAGATTATAAAAACCAACTGCTGAGAAGTCAACTTCTCATGTTAGATTGTGTCTAGCTTCTAGTTCATTTTATGTATTCTACAAATACAGAAGCTGGGTGTTTATAAGTTTCTAACTTCTGGTGATTCTATCAAAACCTGAGCTATCAGAAGCTCccctaaacaaggcctaagagTTTCTAACCACTACAACTTCTCACATTATCTCTAAAAGTTAGAAGTTCCACCAAATACCATTTAGCTCCTAAGCATCTCCAATAGaggactaaaaattaagtCCTAAAAATCCTGTATTGGAGGCCTTCTAAAAGTCACAGGCCTAAAATTTATCCTCAGTTAGGTCCTAAAAATAGTTAGTTGgccaaataaactaaattcaTTAAGATCgattgcatgttttttttctcccttgcTCATGTGGTATCTTCTTTTTACCAGCAATGGCTAGACATCCCTCTATTAGAAAACTAGTGTATAAACTTTTTGTCGTGTAAACTCTGTCCTCCCTTTCTCTCCTCCTAGTGTCTCTCAGTACTGCATGTTGTATTGCTGTGCACTGCAGGATGCTACCGTGATGCAGCTTTAGCTGTAGCAGCGATGGCAGCTTTAGCATGGATGGGCTCGAGACGATGGTCATCGTTGTTCCCTTTTAACTAttctagtactagtagtagtaattGATACTTTTTGACTATACAGTTGACATACAACATTAAGCTATTTGGTGTAGGTAACATTTCTTGCCTGCAGACTAAAGAGAAGAGGAGCGGAGGGACCTGCAGACTGCAGAGGGAGCGACGTCATCGGATGCTTTCGGCGGAGCGGGCTGCACCGGCTAGATTCGGtggagcgggcggcgacgccggaggGGGCTGCTCCGGCGGCGAGATTCGACGGAGCAGGCTGCGCCGGCGGTGAGCTTCAGCGAAacgggcggcgtcggccgtgAGCTGCGCTGGAGGGGGCTgtcggcggcgagcttcggtggAGCGGGCGACTCCGGCCGCGGGCTGCGCCGGCGGCAAGACTCGGCGGAGTGCGGCGCCGGTCACCGGAGATTTGGAGGCCttcggcggaggaggcgggtcTGGCGGCGCCCGCGTATGAGATGTTGCGTGGCCGCGAAGAAAAAATGGCGTGACAGAACTGTTCGGGTGCGATCATTTTGCCGCGAAACGAGATTTAGGCAGTTTTTAGGCTTGGATTGGGAGCACGATTATTTTAGGAGCACTATAGGTGTTCTGTTGGACCTCTGTTTTTAATgcagaacaaaaaaattgttttagaaacCTGCTTGGTAcgttgttggagatgctctaagaatCCATAGCCGtagaatatagaaaataaattagaagccTTGGAAAAAACcagtttttctagattatgaTAAGATAACTTCTCACCCCCCCCCCGACTACTTAGAATTTAAGCTCCTCTTAACAGTGTCTATGGACCTATTTGGAGAGCTTAAGATTTAAAAAGGTAGCTAGTGAGAAGCTAACTTATCATAATCTTAAAAAACTGGATTTACCAATTTGGGGCTTctagtgcattttttttaatttacgaCTCCAAATTCTCATAAGTTGGGGTTGTTTGGGAGAGATTCTGACTTTTAAAGATTTTATGAGGAGCTGCATCTAGCAAAATCTTCTCAAACAAGCCATCAAGCATATTCACATCGAGTACATgatatgtatattttaattataattttttgataagaACAATAATTTAAGACaatcatattaaataatatgtaagtaacacttaaatttaatatataatatcaacGCACATGGGTTTATCATTTTACctatataataatttacattaatctattatctcatcaaataaaaaataagaataacaTATATAAGCTACGCCAACCACAGGTGCCCGACCACATGGGTTTATCATTTTAcctatataataatttatattaatctattatctATTATCTGTCGCCCGATCACAGGTGCCCTCGCTCAACCACTGATGTAGTCGCCTCAAGCACCCCAATCTATATCTCAAGagtggagagagagggtggatggggaggagaggggaggggagaggagagaacaGTAAAAGCTGCATCATGGAGCCTATCTAGAGACACATGCATTGTGAAGGGGAGTGGTTCAAGGCTAAAAATCCAAACTGGTCAACCAAACCACTCGTTCGCAGTGTGAATGGCCTTAGTCCTTACCTCACCTGCAACCAATCTCTCTCCTGCAGGGACGATTCAACCGTGTGGGAAGCTTTGCCGCTGGCACCGTCTACCTCTATGCCTAGGGGGAACATAACTATTTGTCACTTTTCAAATGCCCCAATTAATTTTGGTCTTATAAATTTACCATCGGAGAAAACCATTTTCTAACTTAACTATTTATCACTGTTACCTGCATGGCGTGCCACCGTGGATTGCCACCGTAGAAAGTGAGATAGATCTACATGTCAAGTCTTCCCTTATCATCTCGTCGCCCACTCGTCCTACCCCCACCGTGTTGACAAGAAGGACGGCCTTTGCTGGGAACTCTCGCGTGCGTCGGCGGCCAAAGTCACATAGCACGTAGTCGGGTGGTTGGTTTGTAGGGAGCGAGGGCCGCAGACTGATGTTGCCACACCATCGTTGTACGAGCAAGCGGCGAGAGAATAGGGGAGGACCTGACATGTGGGCTCATGTCGCTTCCCACGGTGGCACACCACGTAGGcaaagtggcaaatagttaatgTTGCCATGTACGTCACGTAAGCGAAACCGAGCAAAATAGGGTCAATACTATCAGAGGATCTTCTTTGAACGGTTTATGTGAgtttaaaagtatatattttttgttttgggttAAGGGACCTCAGACAGATTCGACGTTAAGTTGATGGACTTTCGGTGgacttatattataagttgttttagttatttatatatttatatagatattaatgaatctaaaaatatgtataaaggGCTAATTGGATCAtcccattataaatttgctttttaaaaaaaatatcattactatCTAACTAATTAGAAGGATATAACTATAATAGTCGAGATATACCATTGTGCACCCTTCGACGCACTGAGGAAATATTAGACCACATTATTCTAATCTTATTCGTTTGTCCCCTCATTTCCACTTCCAAGGAGCTAGCCCTCAGCGGCAATAGTAACGTGCTACTGCCTCGGttccaaattaatcatcatataaaagaagagagtCTATTATGCATTAATTATAGTGCGAAGAACCCTTCGGTTCACACGCACATTAAATGCTTGCATGTATCTATCCAATCAGCTTTgatgttatttataaatttcgattttgcatgtatacatgtagtttgGGATTTATGACTTTAGTTTTTTCAATGTTGATTAAATAGATTCTTGGCCTTTGTATCCAAACCTTATATGACGATCAACTTAGGGGTAGGGAATATTTGATATTGGAAGtattaactttaaataacttacaaaatagataaatatatttttaactggtccgtctagtgatcaaatgtttaaaaattttagttccaTCGATCAAATCCGGTCACTGTTATTGGAGGTTAATCTAAAGGCGTGCACATAAGTCAAAAGGCACATACACACCCTCCTTTAGCCCCATACATTACGCACGTGTTTgacagaagaataaaaaatcaattaatagcaaaagtaattttaaatagctttttatagtatttttagagcaaaaatataccatttagtagGTGAAGCATGTGGGTGAAAACGAGTGCACGAGAAGCGTGTATGTGGAAAAACCGGGAAAGTATTCAAAACGAACACGGTagtagcaaaagaaaaatacaggaTGCGGATGTTGTTCAACAACAGACTATTCATACCGGAAACATGTACTGTATCGAATTGACTTGAATTCAAGAAGAGCCTAATTGAAATCCTTTCTTTCACGGGCGCCCATGGTGGACACGAACTAAAAACACTGCAAATGTAAGTTGAACATACATGCATATTACTAGTTTACTACTCTACCAGCTACATATACAGAAGAAAAACCAGCATGAACCGATTATTCCCCATCTGCTAAGCCGAGCCACGAATTAAGCATTAAATTATTCTTACGCTTTGCATTACTCCTATAGTCATCTAGCTAGCAGAGACGAGCAGCATCCTGAGGCAGCATGCATCAGCGCGTCATCCCCGGGTGCATGTGCGGCGGCATGGTCGCCGGCGTGTGCCCCTGCCTCTCCATGTTCGCGTGCCATCCTGCAGAGATGCGCAAAAACCAACGTGCGTGCGGTCATCGGTCATCAGTTCGATCAACCATGAAGAAATTCACATCCATCCATGAAGAAATTCGGTGAGAAAAAGATGGATGGAGGCAGAGGCAAGTTGGTTACCGAGGTTCATGTCGAAGCCGCGCTTCTTGAGCTCGCGGTACGCCTGGCAGAGGGCGCAGGGCTCGCAGCAGTAGTGGACGCAGCAGTCGGCGCAGGGGCGCTCCTGCAGGCCGTACTGGGCGCGCATCTTGGCGCGGTAGAAGCAGGAGTAGACGCAGTGGCAGCCCGTGAGCAGCATCACCAGCGCGTACAGCGCGCCGCTCGTCCCGCACGACGTCGACCCCCGGTCGACGATCTCCGCCACCTGCCCGAACGTGATGCACGGGCACCACCACGTCACGCAGCCTGCACAACTCCGCACCACGCACCCACGCGAAGCGAACCGGTCGATCAGCCACCCACCCGCACCACGCGCACGCCGCCACGGCCGTGCATGCGTGCATCAAGCAAGAATATTAACGTACGTACAGTTGTGGCAGTCGTCGAAGCAGTCGAAGAGGCCGGTGGACCAGGCGGCGAGAGGGGCCTGGCCCTGCACGGCGAaggcgccgcccccgccggcctGGTGGTAGTACGCGTTGCCGCCGCCCGTGGCCGCCGGGAAGCCCCCATCCTCCGGCTTCGGGTACATGGCGCGGCGCCTCTCGCTCGATCAACCGCTTCAATTCCTTCGGTGTCCGTCCCGTGAGGCGCGCGAGAGAGGCGAAGGCCCGGCGCGCATTTATCGGCGAGGCCGCAAACGTCAAGCCAATTGAAGAAAAAGCGGGTAACTGCATTTGTCTACACTCTACACTCCCGCTGAACCAATCCGATGACGCGGAGGTCGCGTCCACGGCGACCGCACCGGCACCGCCATTTCGGGCACGGCGTTCACGTGGCCATTGCTTAGCCAAAAGCGGTGTCAGCGTcagcgtcgtcgtcctcgtctaCGTACCTTTCCACGGAGTTACGGCTGTTGTATAGTTGTTCATGGATCGTGATCGTTATCTAtagattgtttggtttttttaataaaaatccaaacggtatattcgcaaataaaaaataatttctaaatataagTGTCGTTAGTGATCTGAAAGTCAAGactaagaaataaattatgctaaaaatactttaaatttaattttaaaataaggtTGAGCATTCAAATTATGagtctatgttttttttcagaggtcgtttatttgatttaatatgatatgatGATGTCTGATTGGCTCGTTGTCCATGGCGTGGCAGCATGAATGTGTGGTGGTGGAGATGGGCGGCGCGCCGTGTGCGACGGGGGTCAAGTTCGTAGCCCCCTGCCGCCGGGTGCGACTAGGCTGGCCGGCATCGGCATAGCGTTGGTTTTGACTGCCCAGCTTGTTTCAGTGATCCGGCCAACgatttggtggtggtggtggggagtCACCGAGTCACTCCCCAGAGTCCAAAAACGCCCGTGATTATTGCGAAGCACCGTGACTGCTCACGCACGACGAGTGCCAAGTTGTCACCTTAACCCGAATCAAGTGTTCCACTGTGCACACCGTACTCTTCTCTGTTCTGGTGATCTAAATATGGAGTGATAAACTGATTATTATTACTACCTCGCTCCCAAGTCCCAATCTGATCATTAATTATAGGGAGGGGAAACAGAAACCACAGTTTGATCATCATGTAAAGGAATAAACCTACTGTGTCTTGATTAATATGCGCAGCACATAGTCATTCTGTTTACACGCATTAAATGCTTAATGCAGTCCAACCGCCTTccatatgatttataattttttgttttgtaagCATGTATTTTGGATTTGTGACCTTCCAACTCTTTTAATACAgattaaatacattttttttgtttgtaaccttatatgatgatcaaatttgaatGAAGTTTT is part of the Oryza brachyantha chromosome 2, ObraRS2, whole genome shotgun sequence genome and encodes:
- the LOC102713881 gene encoding cell number regulator 2-like isoform X1; this encodes MYPKPEDGGFPAATGGGNAYYHQAGGGGAFAVQGQAPLAAWSTGLFDCFDDCHNCCVTWWCPCITFGQVAEIVDRGSTSCGTSGALYALVMLLTGCHCVYSCFYRAKMRAQYGLQERPCADCCVHYCCEPCALCQAYRELKKRGFDMNLGWHANMERQGHTPATMPPHMHPGMTR
- the LOC102713881 gene encoding cell number regulator 2-like isoform X2, translated to MGASRRPRAAATRTTTRPAGAAPSPCRARPLSPPGPPASSTASTTATTVRCVTWWCPCITFGQVAEIVDRGSTSCGTSGALYALVMLLTGCHCVYSCFYRAKMRAQYGLQERPCADCCVHYCCEPCALCQAYRELKKRGFDMNLGWHANMERQGHTPATMPPHMHPGMTR